From one Brachypodium distachyon strain Bd21 chromosome 4, Brachypodium_distachyon_v3.0, whole genome shotgun sequence genomic stretch:
- the LOC100837613 gene encoding acyl carrier protein 1, chloroplastic, with protein sequence MAAPSSAISAKFGCAALPSLSLKGSRIVGRKNLISMGTTRRGLVSQRSPRFRVFCAAKPEMVSKVMGIVKQQLALSDDATLTPESKFADLGADSLDTVEIVMALEEEFKITVEEDNAQNITSIQEAADLIDKLVGEEGKAA encoded by the exons ATGGCTGCCCCGTCGTCTGCCATCTCCGCCAAGTTTGGGTGCGCGGCGCTGCCTTCCCTGAGCTTGAAG GGAAGCAGAATTGTCGGCCGGAAGAATCTGATCTCCATGGGGACGACGAGAAGAGGCCTCGTCTCCCAGAGGTCCCCTCGCTTCCGCGTCTTCTGCGCG GCCAAGCCGGAGATGGTGAGCAAGGTGATGGGCATCGTGAAGCAGCAGCTGGCCCTGAGCGACGACGCCACGCTCACGCCGGAGTCCAAGTTCGCCGACTTGGGCGCCGACTCCCTCGACACG GTGGAGATCGTGAtggcgctggaggaggagttcAAGATCACGGTGGAGGAGGACAACGCGCAGAACATCACCAGCATCCAGGAGGCGGCAGACCTCATCGACAAGCTCGTCGGCGAGGAGGGGAAGGCTGCCTGA
- the LOC100837923 gene encoding uncharacterized protein LOC100837923 — MEGQGGHIPKFGDWKTTGGDTPYTLYFEDARKRKSMGSSTPSPKPVAARRNSIPPPKPASVRGNSIPSPKPASARGNSIPPPKPAAAASYRADANPPKPKERPSRSRRESSVGSVPTWGQWNENNAGGGAQQYTLVFEQIREERRSAPSTPNIEQRRQQGPTLERIKYHSHEPDVPKIFTCCGLFGK, encoded by the exons ATGGAG GGCCAAGGCGGGCACATCCCAAAGTTTGGTGATTGGAAAACGACCGGTGGCGATACCCCGTACACCTTGTACTTCGAGGACGCTAGGAAGCGGAAGAGCATGGGCAGCTCCACACCTTCTCCTAAGCCAGTTGCAGCTCGTAGAAACTCCATCCCTCCACCTAAGCCTGCTTCAGTTCGTGGCAACTCCATCCCTTCTCCTAAGCCAGCTTCAGCTCGTGGAAACTCCATCCCTCCTCCTAAGCCAGCTGCTGCAGCAAGTTATAGAGCTGATGCCAATCCGCCAAAACCCAAGGAACGACCGTCCCGGTCACGCAGAGAAAGCTCG GTTGGGTCTGTGCCCACTTGGGGTCAGTGGAACGAGAACAACGCTGGTGGAGGTGCCCAACAATACACACTTGTCTTCGAGCAGATAAGGGAGGAGCGGAGAAGTGCCCCTTCGACCCCTAACATAGAGCAGCGACGACAACAAGGTCCTACTCTCGAACGGATCAAGTATCACAGTCATGAACCTGATGTACCCAAG ATTTTCACATGTTGCGGATTGTTTGGTAAATAA
- the LOC106866894 gene encoding uncharacterized protein LOC106866894 produces the protein MRKGLHPQMQWISYVTQSGRLINIMMTKVNHTGKVYHMRAKRQMAQSLGQIAKFKRRYEQEAEESKDK, from the coding sequence ATGAGGAAGGGGCTACATCCTCAGATGCAGTGGATTTCATATGTGACACAGAGCGGCAGGCTGATCAACATCATGATGACAAAGGTGAACCATACAGGCAAGGTGTACCATATGAGGGCAAAGCGACAGATGGCTCAAAGCCTGGGACAGATTGCCAAGTTCAAGCGGCGTTACGAGCAGGAAGCGGAGGAGAGCAAAGACAAGTAG
- the LOC100838224 gene encoding acetylajmalan esterase — protein sequence MAGGSSHAKLLLTMVLLHALMDSAAAACSVNAIYSFGDSIADTGNLLREGPVGFFSSIGSYPYGQTYRKPTGRCSDGLLIIDYLAMALKLPLINPYLDSGADFSGGVNFAVAGATALDRTVLVQNAIVMTPGNMPLSSQLDWFKSHLNATCTSQEDCAKKLAGALFLVGEIGGNDYNYAFFQKRSIEAVKAYVPQVVQSITNVAKELIELGATQIMIPGNFPIGCSPSYLSLFSVAGSTDHDERGCLVSYNSFAAYHNEQLQAAIDGLRKANSDVSIVYADYYGAFLHLLDHASVLGFDEGSLLKACCGAGGVYNFDMDMMCGGLGASTCADPARHVSWDGIHLTQQAYRAMALALLMEGFAQPAESVLQIWSC from the exons ATGGCAGGTGGTTCTTCGCACGCGAAGCTCCTGCTAACCATGGTGCTgctccatgcgctcatggactcggccgcggcggcctgcTCCGTGAATGCCATCTACAGCTTCGGCGACTCCATCGCCGACACTGGCAACCTCCTCCGCGAGGGCCCAGTCGGCTTCTTCTCCAGCATCGGCAGCTACCCCTACGGCCAGACCTACCGGAAGCCCACCGGCCGCTGCTCCGACGGCCTCCTCATCATCGACTACCTGG CGATGGCGCTGAAGCTGCCGCTGATCAACCCGTACCTGGACAGCGGCGCCGACTTCAGCGGCGGCGTCAACTTCGCGGTGGCCGGCGCGACGGCGCTGGACCGGACGGTCCTCGTGCAGAACGCCATCGTGATGACGCCCGGGAACATGCCGCTCAGCTCCCAGCTCGACTGGTTCAAATCGCACCTCAACGCCACCTGCACTTCCCAGGAAG ATTGCGCGAagaagctcgccggagcgCTGTTCTTGGTCGGGGAGATCGGTGGGAACGACTACAACTACGCGTTCTTTCAGAAGAGGTCCATCGAGGCCGTCAAGGCGTACGTGCCACAGGTCGTGCAGAGCATCACGAACGTCGCAAAG GAGCTGATCGAGCTGGGAGCGACCCAGATCATGATCCCGGGTAACTTCCCCATCGGGTGCTCGCCGAgctacctctccctcttctccgTCGCCGGCTCCACGGACCACGACGAGAGGGGCTGCCTCGTCAGCTACAACTCCTTCGCCGCGTACCACAACGAGCAGCTCCAGGCAGCCATCGACGGCCTCAGGAAGGCCAACTCCGACGTGTCCATCGTCTACGCCGACTACTACGGCGCCTTCCTGCACCTCCTGGACCACGCCTCCGTCCTAG GGTTCGACGAGGGGTCGCTGCTCAAGGCGTGCTgcggggcgggcggcgtgTACAACTTCGACATGGACATGATGTGCGGCGGACTCGGGGCCAGCACGTGCGCCGACCCGGCAAGGCACGTGAGCTGGGACGGCATCCACCTCACTCAGCAGGCGTACAGGGCCATGGCGCTGGCGCTCCTCATGGAAGGCTTCGCGCAGCCTGCCGAGAGCGTGCTCCAGATATGGAGCTGCTGA